The following coding sequences lie in one Rutidosis leptorrhynchoides isolate AG116_Rl617_1_P2 chromosome 6, CSIRO_AGI_Rlap_v1, whole genome shotgun sequence genomic window:
- the LOC139853156 gene encoding cytochrome b-c1 complex subunit 6-1, mitochondrial-like, whose product MADEEPVDQKKYFEDSCKPKCVRAWLEYQGCVKRVEADETGHKHCTGQYFDYWQCVDKCVAPKLFEKLK is encoded by the exons AT GGCGGACGAAGAACCAGTTGACCAGAAGAAGTACTTTGAAGATTCATGCAAGCCCAAGTGTGTTAGAGCTTGGCTCGAGTATCAG GGTTGTGTGAAAAGGGTTGAAGCAGATGAAACCGGGCACAAGCATTGCACAGGACAGTATTTTGATTATTGGCAATGTGTCGACAAATGC GTCGCGCCTAAGCTATTCGAGAAACTTAAGTAA